GCGACCTGCTGGCGGTTCTCCACGAGGAGGCCGTCCCCGAACTCGCCGACCACGGCGAGAGCTTCCGGGTGCACGATCCGGACAACGCGCTCCGGACGAGCGAGCGGGTGCTCTCGTCGCTTCGCGGCGGGCTTCGCATCCTCGAGAACGCGAGCGGCTTCGCGGGGCTCATCCCCGCCGTGGGCTCGAACCTGGTCGCGTGTACGCCCGACGCCGAGGACGTCGACGACGTCGCCGGCGTCCCCGGCCGGATCTTCGACGTCAAGGGGCGGGCGACGGTGCCGGCGGGTCCCGAGTTCGGCGTCTCCGAGCACGTCGCGACCGTCCTGCTGGCCGCCCGCCGACACGGCTCCGACGCGGCTGCCGCGGGGAACATCCGCTACGATCCCGCCCTCCTCGCCGACCTCGAGGAACGAGGCCACGTCACCGCCGAGTTCGACGAGACCGGCGACGTCGCCTCGAGCGTCGGCGCGGCGATCGAAGCCCGACCGGAGGCGACGGTGCTCTACCAGACGGGCGGGCAGGGAATCGAGCCGATCAGTTACGTCCTCGGCCCCGACGCGGAGTCGGTCGCCGACGCGATCCGATCGCTGGTCTGAGATGGCGGGAAACCGGACCGGCTCCGAGAGCGCACAGGCGT
Above is a genomic segment from Natrononativus amylolyticus containing:
- a CDS encoding thiamine-phosphate synthase family protein gives rise to the protein MKFVEEIVVEEFLPTVRSLLAGELRDRGLTQSEVAEMLGISQSAVSKYAHGEVATNDRIAADDRVTSLVSRLGEGLAAGDMTSVQALIEVEILIRELENGGDLLAVLHEEAVPELADHGESFRVHDPDNALRTSERVLSSLRGGLRILENASGFAGLIPAVGSNLVACTPDAEDVDDVAGVPGRIFDVKGRATVPAGPEFGVSEHVATVLLAARRHGSDAAAAGNIRYDPALLADLEERGHVTAEFDETGDVASSVGAAIEARPEATVLYQTGGQGIEPISYVLGPDAESVADAIRSLV